The following proteins come from a genomic window of Geminocystis sp. M7585_C2015_104:
- a CDS encoding DUF721 domain-containing protein, producing MGLQDINHLLKKILSQPQWQKQKRNYEVKKAWQETVNHRIAQHTKVLTVRNDVLLVATTSAPWAQQLTLQRQSLLTNINRFLETPIKDIRFTILLWHNFTGTDTTVESEETQNHPSLVNPTEKPTPDPRGPFQQWLETIRKRRAENTICPVCSCYCPPGELQRWGMCAFCFRQQTQKRPPRRKHTGEENPPGVRQCTTENFEI from the coding sequence ATGGGTTTACAAGACATAAACCACCTACTGAAAAAAATATTGTCACAGCCCCAGTGGCAGAAACAGAAACGAAATTACGAGGTCAAGAAGGCCTGGCAAGAAACGGTTAATCACAGGATAGCACAACACACCAAAGTTTTGACTGTTAGGAATGACGTGTTACTCGTAGCTACAACAAGTGCTCCCTGGGCACAACAATTAACACTACAAAGACAGTCTTTGTTAACCAACATCAACCGTTTTTTAGAAACCCCCATCAAGGATATCCGATTTACTATCTTACTATGGCACAACTTCACTGGCACTGATACTACTGTAGAGTCAGAAGAGACACAAAACCACCCCAGTCTCGTCAACCCCACTGAAAAGCCAACCCCTGACCCCCGTGGTCCTTTTCAACAGTGGCTAGAGACTATAAGGAAAAGAAGGGCCGAAAATACCATTTGTCCCGTCTGTAGTTGCTACTGTCCCCCTGGTGAGCTACAACGTTGGGGGATGTGTGCTTTCTGTTTTCGCCAACAAACACAAAAAAGGCCACCCCGTAGGAAACACACGGGAGAGGAAAACCCCCCCGGTGTCCGCCAATGCACCACTGAGAATTTTGAGATTTAA